The proteins below come from a single Mesobacillus jeotgali genomic window:
- the uvrB gene encoding excinuclease ABC subunit UvrB, giving the protein MKDQFELVSKYSPQGDQPAAIKELVQGIRDNKKHQTLLGATGTGKTFTISNVIKEVNKPTLVIAHNKTLAGQLYSEFKEFFPNNAVEYFVSYYDYYQPEAYVPQTDTFIEKDASINDEIDKLRHSATSSLFERKDVIIIASVSCIYGLGNPDEYRDMVVSLRTGMEIERNKLLHKLVDVQYERNDIDFKRGTFRVRGDVVEIFPASRDEHCMRIEFFGDEIDRIREVDALTGEIIGERDHVAIFPASHFVTREEKMKIAIENIEKELEERLEVLRAEEKLLEAQRLEQRTRYDLEMMREMGFCSGIENYSRHLTLRPAGATPYTLLDYFPEDFLIVVDESHVTLPQIRGMFNGDQARKQVLVDHGFRLPSAMDNRPLTFAEFEKHVKQAVFVSATPGPYELEHTPEMVQQIIRPTGLLDPTIDVRPIEGQIDDLIGEIQERTKRNERVLVTTLTKKMSEDLTDYLKEIGIKVQYLHSEVKTLERIEIIRELRLGKYDVLIGINLLREGLDIPEVSLVTILDADKEGFLRSERSLIQTIGRAARNSNGHVIMYADRMTDSMVKAISETKRRREIQEEYNEKHGITPQTIQKSIRDVIRATIAAEEQEDYSPAEGLKKLTKKDREQVILNMEKEMKEAAKALNFERAAELRDLILELKAEG; this is encoded by the coding sequence GTGAAGGACCAATTTGAATTAGTCTCGAAGTATTCTCCGCAGGGAGACCAGCCTGCGGCTATCAAAGAGCTTGTGCAGGGAATCCGCGATAACAAGAAGCATCAGACACTCCTTGGAGCGACAGGAACAGGGAAGACGTTCACGATTTCCAATGTGATCAAGGAAGTGAACAAGCCGACGCTTGTCATTGCCCATAACAAGACATTGGCCGGGCAGCTCTACAGCGAGTTTAAGGAATTTTTCCCGAACAACGCGGTAGAGTACTTCGTCAGTTACTATGATTATTATCAGCCAGAGGCGTATGTGCCGCAGACGGACACATTCATTGAGAAGGACGCGAGCATCAATGATGAGATTGACAAGCTGCGTCACTCCGCTACATCTTCATTATTTGAGCGCAAAGATGTCATCATCATTGCCAGTGTTTCTTGCATATACGGTCTCGGTAATCCGGATGAATACCGTGACATGGTTGTGTCACTCCGGACAGGTATGGAAATTGAACGGAACAAGCTGCTCCACAAGCTCGTCGATGTCCAGTATGAACGGAATGACATTGACTTCAAGCGCGGGACGTTCCGTGTCCGCGGCGATGTTGTCGAGATTTTCCCAGCATCCCGTGATGAACACTGCATGAGGATTGAGTTTTTTGGCGACGAGATCGACCGGATTCGCGAGGTCGATGCGCTGACTGGCGAGATTATCGGCGAACGTGATCATGTTGCGATTTTCCCGGCGTCCCACTTCGTTACCCGCGAAGAGAAAATGAAAATTGCCATCGAGAACATTGAAAAAGAACTGGAAGAGCGCCTGGAAGTGCTTCGTGCCGAGGAAAAACTGCTTGAAGCCCAAAGGCTTGAGCAGCGGACAAGATATGACCTTGAGATGATGCGTGAAATGGGCTTTTGTTCTGGCATCGAAAACTATTCCCGCCATTTGACATTAAGGCCGGCTGGTGCAACTCCATATACTTTGCTTGATTACTTCCCGGAAGACTTCTTGATTGTGGTCGATGAGTCGCATGTTACATTGCCGCAAATACGGGGAATGTTTAATGGTGACCAGGCACGTAAACAGGTGCTGGTAGATCATGGTTTCCGCCTGCCGTCCGCGATGGACAACAGGCCGCTGACATTTGCTGAATTCGAGAAACACGTCAAGCAGGCCGTGTTCGTATCGGCGACTCCAGGTCCGTACGAGCTGGAGCATACCCCGGAAATGGTCCAGCAGATCATCCGCCCGACAGGATTGCTTGACCCGACAATCGATGTAAGGCCGATCGAAGGCCAAATCGATGACCTGATCGGCGAAATCCAGGAGCGGACGAAGCGAAACGAGCGCGTACTCGTGACGACTTTGACGAAAAAGATGTCCGAGGATCTGACCGATTACCTGAAGGAAATCGGTATCAAGGTTCAATACCTGCACTCAGAGGTTAAGACACTCGAGCGGATTGAAATCATCCGCGAGCTGCGGCTTGGAAAATACGATGTCCTCATCGGGATCAACCTGTTGAGGGAAGGTTTGGATATTCCGGAAGTATCCCTTGTCACCATTCTCGATGCGGATAAGGAAGGCTTCCTGCGTTCGGAAAGATCGCTCATCCAGACAATCGGACGTGCGGCGAGGAATTCGAATGGCCATGTCATCATGTATGCCGACAGGATGACGGATTCGATGGTAAAGGCGATCAGCGAGACGAAGCGCCGCCGTGAGATCCAGGAAGAATATAACGAAAAGCATGGCATCACGCCGCAAACGATCCAGAAGAGTATCCGCGATGTGATCCGGGCGACGATTGCTGCCGAGGAGCAGGAAGACTACAGCCCGGCAGAAGGCCTGAAGAAATTGACGAAGAAAGATCGCGAACAAGTGATTTTAAATATGGAAAAAGAAATGAAGGAAGCAGCGAAGGCCCTCAACTTCGAACGGGCTGCCGAGCTGCGTGACCTCATTCTTGAGTTAAAAGCGGAAGGATGA
- a CDS encoding EAL and HDOD domain-containing protein: MDIYVARQPIFDINEETVAYELLYRNSSVNNYQHTDGDQATTDVIVNSFLNIGIKELSNGRPCFINFTEKLLKLGVPSYFNPLSIVVEILETVELNEDILGICKELKAHGYTIALDDFFVSQWNELTIQILDYIDIIKIDFRATNRTDRQEMIRFIKGRNIKFLAEKVEKIEEYLEAKEDGFVYFQGFYFSKPVILNSYDIPSYYHSYFQILKEIESPDPDIEKIKDVIEKDISLSYKLLRLINNPVFRPRNEVSSIKQAIILLGLNEIKKWIYVLAIRGADKGSGGSKEREIIELSLKRGKLGELIGRKVGREVLASKYFLLGMFSLMDSLLHHPMEELLEDLPLSNEMKAALSGEKNDEYAMLQFLKDIEHSFHEDLELTFNPTKIPKEELFRLYGEASDWATKVLSEVNP; the protein is encoded by the coding sequence ATGGATATCTATGTTGCCAGGCAGCCTATATTTGATATAAATGAAGAGACTGTTGCCTATGAATTATTATATAGAAACAGCTCAGTCAATAATTATCAGCACACAGATGGGGATCAGGCCACTACGGATGTAATCGTGAATAGTTTCTTGAATATTGGAATCAAGGAATTATCAAATGGCAGGCCTTGTTTTATTAATTTTACTGAAAAACTATTAAAACTGGGTGTTCCGTCTTATTTCAATCCATTATCCATCGTTGTGGAGATTCTCGAGACAGTAGAACTGAATGAAGACATTTTGGGGATCTGTAAAGAGTTGAAGGCGCATGGTTATACAATTGCGCTCGATGACTTTTTCGTTTCGCAATGGAACGAATTGACGATTCAGATCCTGGATTATATTGATATTATCAAGATCGATTTCCGAGCGACGAACCGAACTGACAGGCAGGAAATGATTCGTTTTATAAAAGGCAGGAACATCAAGTTCCTTGCTGAAAAAGTTGAAAAGATTGAAGAATACCTAGAGGCAAAAGAGGATGGCTTTGTCTATTTCCAGGGTTTTTACTTCAGTAAACCTGTCATCCTGAACAGCTATGATATCCCATCATACTATCATTCGTATTTTCAGATTTTAAAAGAGATCGAAAGTCCGGATCCTGATATTGAAAAAATAAAGGATGTTATCGAGAAGGATATTTCACTCTCCTATAAACTGCTGAGACTAATCAATAACCCGGTTTTCAGGCCAAGAAATGAAGTTTCCTCGATAAAGCAAGCCATCATTCTATTGGGCCTTAATGAAATCAAAAAATGGATTTACGTGCTGGCAATCAGGGGAGCCGACAAAGGATCGGGTGGTTCCAAGGAACGGGAAATCATTGAGTTGTCTCTTAAGCGTGGGAAACTGGGAGAATTAATTGGCAGGAAGGTAGGCAGGGAAGTGTTGGCGTCAAAATACTTCTTGCTCGGAATGTTTTCCTTGATGGATTCCTTACTGCATCATCCAATGGAGGAGCTCCTTGAAGACCTGCCGTTAAGCAATGAAATGAAGGCCGCCTTATCGGGTGAAAAAAACGATGAATACGCTATGCTTCAATTTTTAAAAGACATCGAACACTCCTTTCACGAAGACTTAGAGTTGACGTTCAATCCTACTAAAATACCAAAGGAGGAACTATTCAGGCTCTATGGCGAAGCAAGTGACTGGGCCACCAAGGTTTTAAGCGAAGTGAATCCATAA
- a CDS encoding CsbA family protein — MVLKYLSALFLPGFMVVFFTRVAYNHILALVLTVALIAASVYKGYTDSFLLIVVDAFSLTVGFYFANRMMKRNKKQS, encoded by the coding sequence TTGGTGCTGAAATACTTGTCCGCACTGTTCCTGCCTGGTTTCATGGTCGTGTTTTTCACCAGGGTAGCCTATAACCACATCCTTGCGCTCGTGTTGACGGTCGCGTTGATTGCGGCTTCTGTTTATAAAGGGTACACAGATTCTTTCTTGCTGATTGTCGTCGATGCTTTTTCATTAACTGTCGGTTTCTATTTTGCGAACCGGATGATGAAGCGCAACAAGAAGCAATCATAA
- a CDS encoding S8 family serine peptidase — MKFKAAFLSFILMAATVFASLVPGTSTKAVEPVNAVVDSELTKKLLTTITPVEAIVTFKSEEGVLPEQVNLLKTLGITKGLTLNSLPIAGILATKSQIDKLSQSDQVVSIYLNKKLKYENAEATDITGVDQVRTDDTMRKLNGGLPVTGKGIGVVINDSGVDGTHRDLEFGSHLVQNVLGSTNLNALSALLPVSYVENVPNTDSSSGHGTHVAGIVGGTGEMSGGKYEGVAPGANLIGYGSGAAVAMLDTIGGFDYALTHQQEYNIRVITNSWGDTGDAGTDFDPYHPINIATKKLYDRGIVTVFSAGNSGPDAKTISGNYKKAPWVVTVAAGDKSGNLADFSSRGEEGHGGTVTVDGQTWNWVDQPTVTSPGVDIVSTRVISPLVALGATADVEFIDPAYLPYYTTMSGTSMAAPHVAGIIALMLEANPLLSPSEVKSILENTATSMPDYEAWEVGAGYVNAYGAVDAAFNKNE; from the coding sequence ATGAAGTTTAAAGCTGCATTTTTATCTTTTATCCTGATGGCCGCGACGGTGTTTGCTTCGCTCGTTCCCGGGACGTCGACAAAGGCAGTCGAGCCTGTCAACGCGGTGGTTGACTCCGAGTTGACGAAAAAGCTTTTGACGACCATCACCCCGGTCGAGGCAATTGTTACATTTAAAAGTGAAGAGGGGGTTCTGCCGGAGCAGGTGAATCTTCTGAAGACGCTTGGTATCACCAAGGGTTTGACACTGAACAGTCTGCCGATCGCAGGGATTCTCGCGACAAAATCACAGATTGATAAGCTTTCCCAGAGTGACCAGGTTGTTTCCATCTATTTGAACAAGAAACTGAAATACGAAAATGCAGAAGCAACAGACATCACCGGAGTGGACCAGGTCCGGACAGATGACACAATGAGAAAGCTGAATGGCGGCTTGCCGGTCACTGGAAAGGGGATTGGCGTCGTCATCAATGACAGCGGAGTTGACGGGACGCATCGTGACCTGGAGTTTGGCAGCCATCTCGTTCAAAATGTGTTGGGATCGACTAATTTGAATGCGCTTAGTGCACTATTGCCTGTTTCTTATGTTGAAAATGTCCCGAACACTGATTCAAGTTCCGGCCATGGAACGCATGTAGCCGGTATTGTTGGCGGAACTGGCGAAATGTCAGGAGGCAAATATGAGGGAGTTGCACCTGGTGCGAACCTGATTGGCTACGGGTCAGGAGCGGCAGTCGCGATGCTTGATACAATTGGCGGTTTTGATTATGCGCTTACTCACCAGCAGGAATACAACATCCGCGTAATCACAAATTCATGGGGAGACACCGGAGACGCAGGGACCGACTTCGATCCCTATCATCCTATTAATATCGCAACGAAAAAGCTGTATGACCGCGGAATCGTAACCGTCTTCTCCGCAGGGAACTCAGGTCCGGACGCTAAAACGATTTCCGGTAATTATAAAAAGGCTCCTTGGGTCGTTACCGTGGCCGCTGGAGATAAGTCTGGCAATCTCGCAGATTTCTCTTCCCGCGGTGAAGAGGGGCATGGCGGAACGGTAACAGTTGACGGGCAGACTTGGAACTGGGTGGATCAGCCGACCGTGACGTCGCCTGGAGTCGACATCGTATCAACCAGGGTCATCAGCCCGCTCGTAGCGCTTGGTGCGACTGCGGATGTTGAATTCATCGATCCCGCCTATCTGCCTTATTACACGACGATGAGCGGAACATCGATGGCCGCTCCGCATGTCGCCGGCATCATTGCGCTAATGCTTGAGGCAAATCCATTGCTGTCGCCTTCCGAGGTGAAGTCGATCCTTGAAAATACAGCCACATCCATGCCGGATTACGAAGCATGGGAAGTCGGCGCAGGCTATGTGAATGCATATGGTGCAGTGGATGCAGCTTTTAATAAAAATGAATGA
- a CDS encoding GAF domain-containing sensor histidine kinase, producing the protein MEKRISQRREKSAKLFMNSVSLIGWVLILFSFVKLEPPAEPVVLALLFLFLLISEYYPMPVWRGHTAITFPVVYVLFLLYGFSYTALAYACAVLIVNLMHRRPLRTVLFNPAQLVLSFYAAATMLPLLEPLLDQLAPTPIIAGMLGYIMLLAIYVLVNNVIVDLVLFIRPQHYSFKMWKQKSFTELNSAGISLIYGITLYVVGSQNRGEIDVFAYFFFFSPLVGISLLSATIARLKREKNRLKLLFSITSQLNQMLPSQDWLSALRGSFNELIGAEASLLWIKKDGDWELSFKDGRARSKCELTSGAFAEFDGMRRPVVYNDRKKDGGVAAACFEEDVKAFVYSPLVIENETIGMFIVARSRTKSFEDHDVQSIATLANQLAVIIKTRMLFTEKEKVIVLEERNRIARDIHDGVAQTLAGAVMKLETAGKKFTKNPEETRKLMDESVSGLRESLKEVRESIYALRPYPTQKATLAEAILRKIEAVQKEYRQDIEFEIRGQEQELSPMVEKVLFDTFQESLHNAIKHSQALKVEVLLSYQTEHILLKVKDEGKGFSLFQAMLKARNQPHFGILQMNDAAEKINASLQIDSKEGSGTEVSITVPRMGIEGENTNDQAHASG; encoded by the coding sequence TTGGAAAAGAGAATTTCTCAAAGAAGGGAAAAGTCCGCAAAGCTGTTCATGAACAGTGTCTCATTGATTGGCTGGGTGCTCATCCTTTTTTCCTTTGTAAAATTAGAACCGCCTGCTGAACCGGTTGTTTTGGCTCTTTTATTTTTATTCCTGCTAATTAGCGAGTACTATCCGATGCCGGTTTGGCGAGGGCATACGGCGATCACATTCCCGGTTGTCTACGTGCTATTTTTGCTGTATGGATTTTCGTATACTGCGCTTGCTTATGCCTGTGCCGTCCTGATTGTGAACCTTATGCATAGAAGGCCGCTCCGAACAGTATTGTTCAATCCTGCCCAGCTGGTGCTCAGTTTTTACGCTGCCGCAACCATGCTGCCGCTGCTGGAACCGCTGCTGGATCAGCTGGCACCCACACCGATTATCGCAGGAATGCTGGGTTATATTATGCTGCTGGCAATCTATGTGTTGGTCAACAACGTGATTGTCGATCTTGTTCTTTTTATCAGGCCGCAGCATTATTCTTTTAAAATGTGGAAGCAAAAGAGTTTCACGGAACTGAATAGTGCGGGTATTTCCTTGATTTACGGAATCACCCTGTATGTCGTCGGCAGTCAAAATCGCGGTGAAATCGATGTCTTTGCATATTTCTTCTTTTTCTCGCCGCTTGTCGGAATCTCGCTGTTAAGCGCGACGATTGCCAGGCTGAAAAGAGAGAAAAATCGTTTGAAGCTGCTTTTTTCTATCACTTCACAGTTGAACCAAATGCTTCCTTCGCAAGACTGGCTTTCAGCTTTAAGAGGAAGCTTCAATGAATTGATTGGCGCAGAGGCCAGTTTACTATGGATCAAAAAGGATGGCGATTGGGAGCTTAGCTTCAAAGATGGCAGGGCGCGATCGAAATGCGAGCTGACATCAGGGGCGTTTGCTGAATTCGATGGAATGCGCAGACCCGTGGTCTATAATGACCGAAAAAAAGATGGCGGTGTGGCAGCTGCCTGCTTTGAAGAAGACGTGAAGGCGTTCGTCTACTCGCCGCTTGTCATCGAAAACGAGACCATTGGAATGTTCATTGTCGCCCGAAGCCGGACGAAAAGCTTCGAGGACCACGATGTCCAATCCATTGCGACGCTTGCCAACCAGCTTGCCGTCATCATCAAGACGCGGATGCTTTTTACCGAAAAAGAAAAGGTGATTGTCCTAGAGGAACGGAATCGGATTGCCCGCGATATCCATGACGGTGTGGCACAGACACTTGCCGGTGCAGTCATGAAGCTGGAAACGGCAGGAAAGAAATTCACTAAAAATCCCGAGGAAACAAGGAAGCTTATGGACGAAAGTGTCAGCGGCCTTAGGGAAAGCCTGAAGGAGGTACGTGAATCAATTTACGCGCTGCGCCCATACCCAACTCAAAAAGCTACGCTGGCAGAAGCGATTTTACGAAAAATCGAAGCTGTCCAGAAGGAATACCGGCAGGATATCGAATTCGAAATCAGAGGGCAGGAGCAGGAGCTTAGCCCGATGGTCGAAAAAGTTCTGTTCGACACTTTCCAGGAAAGCCTCCACAATGCCATCAAGCATTCGCAGGCACTTAAGGTAGAGGTTCTTTTAAGCTATCAAACGGAACATATCCTTTTAAAAGTCAAGGATGAAGGAAAAGGATTCTCGCTGTTCCAGGCGATGCTGAAGGCGAGGAACCAGCCGCATTTCGGTATCCTGCAAATGAACGATGCCGCTGAAAAAATCAACGCTTCCCTGCAGATAGACAGCAAGGAAGGCTCGGGAACGGAAGTCAGCATCACCGTTCCCAGAATGGGAATCGAGGGGGAAAATACGAATGATCAGGCTCATGCTAGTGGATGA
- a CDS encoding peptide ABC transporter permease: protein MIRLLKTKKFLFGVSFLTLLLTLSILNTVVNDGKIRQIQFIYNEDGTLEKAPPYPPFDVFLFGSDMYGYDMLHTVIEGAKYSIGIVLVVAFLRMFLSILLSYFLFRLPDRIFNLVKTVSEPLSFFPQTLIAYFLLVTVVMYTIHGFHHPLWVRVVYEFIILVVIALPALTVQLIEQKRRVWKEEFIESAITLGGSKRHIYFKHVLPQLYEEWILMFGQQFLQVLALLIHLGVLQVLFGGTITGEGPPSSVTHEWSGLIGLNKRFMLAYEWIVYVPILFFALTALSVAMINKALSDFFKHKDMVRKNRDM from the coding sequence ATGATCAGATTGCTGAAAACGAAAAAATTCCTATTTGGAGTATCTTTTCTGACGCTCCTGCTGACCCTGAGCATTTTGAACACCGTTGTGAATGACGGGAAAATAAGACAGATTCAGTTCATCTACAATGAAGATGGGACCCTGGAAAAAGCGCCGCCATACCCGCCGTTTGATGTTTTTCTGTTTGGCTCGGATATGTATGGCTATGATATGCTCCACACCGTGATTGAAGGGGCAAAGTATTCGATTGGCATCGTGCTGGTTGTCGCTTTTTTAAGGATGTTCTTATCCATTTTGTTGAGTTATTTTCTATTCAGGTTGCCGGATCGGATCTTCAATCTGGTAAAAACGGTCTCGGAACCATTATCCTTTTTCCCGCAGACGCTGATTGCCTACTTCCTGCTGGTCACAGTTGTCATGTATACAATCCACGGCTTCCATCATCCTTTATGGGTCAGGGTGGTCTATGAGTTTATCATTCTGGTCGTGATTGCGCTGCCAGCGTTGACCGTCCAGCTGATCGAGCAAAAGCGCAGGGTCTGGAAGGAAGAATTTATAGAATCGGCGATTACGCTTGGCGGGAGCAAGCGGCATATTTACTTCAAGCATGTCCTTCCGCAGCTGTACGAAGAATGGATTTTGATGTTTGGCCAGCAGTTCTTGCAGGTACTGGCGCTCCTCATCCATCTTGGCGTCCTGCAAGTTCTGTTTGGAGGGACGATCACGGGTGAGGGTCCTCCGTCCTCGGTCACACATGAATGGTCAGGATTGATTGGTCTCAACAAGCGTTTTATGCTTGCATATGAGTGGATTGTCTATGTACCGATCCTGTTTTTCGCATTGACTGCCCTGAGTGTGGCAATGATCAATAAGGCGCTGAGCGACTTTTTCAAGCATAAGGATATGGTCAGGAAGAACAGGGATATGTAG
- a CDS encoding S8 family serine peptidase, producing the protein MKRFMYLLFAMLLIFPVFAAPQGKASSLAVVDPLVSKALDTASSLEVIVTFKGDSAPTSSQLSLLKTLGIETGISMKSLPIAGVIATKAQIEKLAANPEVQSIYMNRKLSYFNADATAITGVDKARTDDSFRKANGGLPVSGKGIGVVVNDSGVDGTHKDHEFGKNLVQNVMGSTNLNALAPGLLPVSYLENVPNTDTNSGHGTHVAGTVGGTGAMSGGKYEGAAPGADLIGYGSGAALFVLDGIGGFDYAITHQSQYNIRVITNSWGSSGDFDPNDPINIASKKAHDRGITVLFAAGNEGPGENTHNPYAKAPWVISVAAGVKDGKLADFSSRGTKGVGGTFTMDGKEWSWKDEPTVTAPGVDIVSTRVIAPVSTLAIDQDAQTIEPAYLPYYTTMSGTSMATPHVAGIVALMLEANPLLSPAEVKSILEQTATNMPGYETWEVGAGYVNAYAAIDQAFNDTTYGATLNSTQTFNSNVKSSTERKEFSVDYNPLTLISDNQYAFTVEEGLSSLVAKVDGAGLMEQTGNPINLVLIAPDGTEYSSGVSLLFPLYYDRTVSVTSPAPGAWKAEIRGLRGADANPLGLALPETVKGEMAFTKVSGFSGLNDIAGHPAANAIKMGVSERLFDGFSNGAFKPDALLTRAELAKYLVMGAEIKQSLPAAPSFTDVSSTDLPFVEAATAKGASFRDQQHVQKGVILPRANGKFAPKDAVTRAELAYSLVQALGLQKEAEEFSGNLTVLYNSERIAISDAAEVPEHLKGYVQVALDLNILNAKFAVTQGPYDLKPKVTASFNPSVKNTRGDFAVAMTRYYNAFLK; encoded by the coding sequence ATGAAACGTTTTATGTATTTGCTGTTTGCCATGTTGCTCATTTTTCCGGTATTTGCTGCACCACAGGGGAAGGCGAGCAGCCTGGCTGTTGTCGATCCGCTTGTCAGCAAGGCGCTTGACACTGCAAGTTCACTGGAAGTCATTGTTACTTTTAAAGGAGACAGCGCTCCAACAAGCTCACAATTATCATTGTTAAAAACGCTCGGGATCGAAACGGGAATCAGTATGAAATCCCTGCCGATTGCCGGAGTCATCGCGACAAAAGCGCAAATTGAAAAGCTTGCGGCAAATCCGGAAGTTCAGTCGATCTACATGAACAGAAAGCTTAGTTACTTCAACGCGGATGCCACCGCAATCACAGGCGTCGATAAAGCGAGGACAGATGACAGCTTCCGCAAGGCAAACGGCGGCCTGCCTGTTTCAGGAAAAGGAATCGGAGTCGTCGTGAACGACAGCGGTGTTGACGGAACCCATAAGGACCACGAATTTGGGAAAAACCTTGTCCAGAATGTCATGGGTTCCACCAACCTGAATGCACTGGCACCAGGATTGCTGCCAGTCTCTTACCTGGAAAACGTTCCGAATACTGATACAAATTCCGGTCACGGTACACATGTTGCCGGCACGGTCGGCGGAACCGGTGCGATGTCCGGCGGCAAGTATGAAGGCGCTGCACCTGGTGCGGATTTGATTGGTTACGGGTCTGGAGCAGCATTATTCGTCCTTGATGGCATCGGAGGATTCGACTACGCGATTACACATCAGTCTCAATACAATATCCGAGTCATCACAAATTCCTGGGGTTCATCAGGAGACTTTGACCCGAATGACCCAATTAACATTGCCAGCAAAAAAGCGCACGACCGCGGTATCACGGTTCTTTTTGCAGCAGGGAATGAAGGACCAGGAGAGAACACGCACAACCCATATGCAAAGGCTCCGTGGGTCATTTCAGTCGCTGCGGGAGTCAAGGATGGTAAGTTAGCCGATTTCTCTTCAAGAGGAACAAAAGGTGTCGGCGGTACTTTTACAATGGATGGTAAGGAATGGAGCTGGAAGGATGAGCCGACCGTCACGGCTCCAGGAGTGGATATCGTATCAACGCGAGTCATCGCACCGGTTTCGACACTTGCAATCGACCAGGATGCCCAAACAATTGAACCGGCGTACCTTCCTTATTACACAACAATGAGCGGTACATCGATGGCGACACCTCATGTGGCGGGAATCGTGGCGCTGATGCTTGAGGCGAACCCGCTGCTGTCACCGGCTGAAGTCAAGTCGATTCTTGAACAGACAGCTACGAATATGCCAGGCTATGAAACCTGGGAAGTTGGCGCAGGCTATGTGAATGCCTATGCTGCAATTGATCAGGCATTCAATGATACAACATATGGCGCAACACTGAACTCAACTCAGACATTTAACAGCAATGTTAAATCCTCCACAGAACGCAAGGAATTCTCGGTTGATTATAACCCGTTGACATTAATTTCTGATAATCAGTACGCATTCACAGTCGAAGAAGGGCTGTCCAGCCTTGTAGCAAAAGTTGATGGAGCGGGTCTAATGGAACAAACAGGCAATCCAATCAACCTTGTGCTGATCGCACCGGATGGCACAGAATACAGCTCGGGCGTCAGCCTGCTGTTCCCGCTCTACTATGACCGCACCGTATCGGTGACTTCGCCGGCACCCGGTGCATGGAAGGCTGAAATCCGCGGACTTCGCGGCGCAGATGCCAATCCACTTGGCCTTGCTTTACCCGAAACAGTAAAAGGCGAAATGGCGTTCACGAAGGTCAGCGGGTTTTCAGGACTGAACGATATTGCTGGCCATCCAGCAGCAAATGCCATTAAAATGGGTGTGAGTGAACGATTATTCGATGGCTTCTCGAATGGAGCATTCAAACCGGATGCGCTTTTAACAAGAGCAGAGCTGGCAAAATACCTGGTGATGGGTGCTGAAATCAAGCAATCATTGCCAGCGGCGCCGAGCTTCACTGATGTATCAAGCACAGACCTTCCATTCGTTGAGGCAGCAACAGCAAAAGGAGCTTCATTCCGCGATCAGCAGCATGTCCAGAAAGGGGTTATCTTGCCGAGAGCAAACGGCAAGTTCGCTCCAAAGGATGCTGTGACTCGTGCAGAATTAGCATACTCACTGGTTCAGGCATTAGGTTTGCAAAAAGAGGCGGAAGAGTTCAGCGGAAATCTGACAGTACTATATAACTCTGAAAGAATCGCGATTTCAGATGCCGCAGAAGTGCCTGAACACCTGAAAGGCTATGTCCAGGTGGCTCTCGACCTGAATATCCTCAATGCGAAATTCGCTGTGACACAGGGGCCCTATGATTTAAAACCAAAGGTAACAGCAAGCTTCAACCCATCTGTGAAAAATACACGCGGCGACTTTGCCGTTGCCATGACACGCTACTATAACGCATTTTTGAAATAA
- a CDS encoding response regulator, translated as MIRLMLVDDHAVLRDGLRNILSVEEDIEVVGEAVTGDDALLQVEKCNPDMILMDINMPMRNGVEVTGILKKKYPHIKVLVLTMHSHEEYFMSAIREGADGYLLKDAPSDQVVEAIRTVARGESVIHPSMTRKLLAFHQQKETKQEDTTLTEREKEVLLCLVEGLSNKEIADRLFISDKTVKIHVSKIFKKLNVKSRSQVVIHAVQHQLVPIPPTTNGA; from the coding sequence ATGATCAGGCTCATGCTAGTGGATGACCATGCCGTGCTCCGCGACGGACTCCGCAATATCCTATCGGTTGAAGAAGATATCGAAGTCGTCGGCGAAGCTGTTACTGGCGACGATGCCCTTTTGCAGGTGGAAAAATGCAATCCGGATATGATCTTGATGGATATCAACATGCCGATGAGAAATGGCGTTGAAGTCACAGGCATTTTGAAAAAGAAATACCCGCATATCAAAGTCCTTGTGCTGACGATGCACAGTCATGAAGAATACTTTATGTCCGCGATTCGCGAGGGGGCGGACGGTTATTTATTGAAGGATGCACCTTCCGACCAGGTCGTCGAGGCCATCCGGACCGTCGCCCGCGGCGAATCGGTAATCCATCCGTCGATGACGAGGAAGCTGCTCGCCTTCCACCAGCAAAAAGAAACAAAGCAGGAGGACACAACCCTGACCGAGCGTGAAAAGGAAGTGCTGCTCTGTCTAGTTGAAGGGCTCAGCAACAAAGAAATCGCCGACCGGCTGTTCATCAGCGACAAAACTGTCAAAATCCATGTCAGCAAAATCTTCAAAAAGCTGAACGTCAAAAGCCGCTCCCAGGTCGTCATCCACGCTGTCCAGCACCAGCTCGTGCCAATCCCGCCGACAACGAACGGAGCATAA